In the Desulfosporosinus acidiphilus SJ4 genome, ACTACCGGAATTGATTTATGTATCTCACTGGCAGGAGGAATTATCTTCTTTATGTTAGTCAACAAGGCGTCCCGATCTTGGTGGCTGATTGGCTCGCTGTTATTCAGTATTTGGCTTGTAGCGGAATATTTCTTTTGGCCCATTATCGTCTCTCCGATTTTCAACCATTTTAAACCGGTACCTGACTCAGCTATCGTATCTATGGTCAATGATCTTGCCCATAAGGCTGGGTTAAACGTAGGCGCTGTTCTTGAGATGGATGCCAGTAGACAGACGACCTTTGCTAATGCCTATTTTACCGGAGTTGGTACATCTAAGCGGATTGTTATTTACGATACCCTTTTACATAATTATTCGTTGCCGGAAATCAAAGCCGTTATCGCTCATGAAATGGGGCATTGGCGCCACAACGATGTTATCCACGGGCTCTTATTGGGAATGGCAGGCGGTTTTATAGTTTTTGGTCTCCTGACTATCCTTCTAAAACCATGGCTGCCTAAAAACAGCAACAAGCCGCCTCAACTCTGGGCAGCCCTGCAATTAGCGGTTATCCTGCTCCTTTTTGTAACCAGCCCAATTCAAAATGCTGTATCCCGACAAATGGAACAAAATGCCGACTACTTCTCGCTGCAGCTCACAGGCAACCTCCCGGCGGAAATCCAGCTCCAGGAAGACCTGGCTCGCAATAGTTTAGCCGATTTAACCCCTCCTGCGTTCATCGTCTGGTTCAGCTATGATCACCCACCGACCTTAGCCCGAATTCAAGACCTGGTACAAGAGTATCATTCGTATCATTAATATCATCCGTATTATTAGTATTACTGGTTCAATATAAATGCATATTGCCTGTTTAGCTGCTAACAAAAAAGTTCTGGAAATAATCGTAGTTTTATTCCTGTGAACATTTAAAGGACAAGGTGAATACAATATCTCATACTCGCCTCCTAGCTCTTATGTATTCTAATGAAGGGGATGAAGTAATGTTAATAGGAATTATTGGTATTTTAACAGCTTTAATTATTATAATTGGTTTATTGCTAGTCATCATATCCAGACTTACAACTGCCGCAACTGCAGCTTAGATCTGTTGTTCCCTGGG is a window encoding:
- a CDS encoding M48 family metallopeptidase translates to MINYESRHVSLAWLIILGLTVIFAFLYLVSALFPAPIDPSVAKYFSITLAEKARTYNYTPRILFIVNFCLQVVLLSWLLFSSKGRSLFQSIQKFTKNYWLVTLLSVLGIWLISTLISLPFTYFSGYYWQKIWGFSTQSSAAWWMDYWKTTGIDLCISLAGGIIFFMLVNKASRSWWLIGSLLFSIWLVAEYFFWPIIVSPIFNHFKPVPDSAIVSMVNDLAHKAGLNVGAVLEMDASRQTTFANAYFTGVGTSKRIVIYDTLLHNYSLPEIKAVIAHEMGHWRHNDVIHGLLLGMAGGFIVFGLLTILLKPWLPKNSNKPPQLWAALQLAVILLLFVTSPIQNAVSRQMEQNADYFSLQLTGNLPAEIQLQEDLARNSLADLTPPAFIVWFSYDHPPTLARIQDLVQEYHSYH